The following is a genomic window from Bacteroidales bacterium.
ATCACCAATATTATAATAATACCAGCTCTTATTGATTTCTAAAGGTTCAACCAAAAAAAATAGGTCATTATTGGTACAATAGTCAATAAATCCATTCATGAAATCAATATAGGAATTACTGGGTAGAAAACTTTTGAATTTATTCGTAAAGGAATTAAGAAAGATGTAATTATCAACTTTGCAATCTTCGGTAGTAACATTTAAAAATGGTATCAAAACAGCAGCCATATTCTTGAGTATCCTCTCGTCGACGTCCATGCTATCGATTGCTTCACACAGTATATTGATGTTGTATTTCTTACTTTCCAAAACGATTAATATCTCATTTCCTTCAACACGTAATTTAAATAAAGCACTATCCTGTGAGACTTGTATATTGCTATTTTCAATGAACTTATAAAAATCTATTTTTGACTTTTTTGGAAACCACGATGTTGGAATAATTTCTATAATTCCTGGTAGGAAAAAGCCTATAATAACTAATATTACAAATATATAAAGTACGTATGATTTGAGTTTCTCAAACATATTCTACTTTTTTAATAGATTTTCATCATATAACGATATTTGTAATCTCCAATTTACTCTCCAATGACCCTTTCCCATACCCCACCCATTTATCTATTATTTTCCCTTTCGGATCTATGAGAAAAAATGTGGGAATGCCATTAATTCCGTATTTGATGTAAGTTTCGCTGAAGGTTCCTTTGCCATCCCAGAGGCTGGTCCAGGTGACGGTGTCGCGGGTTAGGGAGTTTAACCATATTTCTTTTTTCGGATCAGCGGAAAAGCTGACAATTACTAACGAATCGCTGTATGTGTTGTGGATTTTTCGGAGTTCTCCGGCGGACTGAACACAGGGACCGCAATTGGCACTGGTAAAATCAAGTAAAATATACTTGCCTGTAAAAGAGGATAGTTTTACAAGTTTGCCATCCTTATCGAAAGCTTCAAAATCATGGTACGGATCTCCTATTTCCGATATCTTTTCAGTGAGAAATATCTCTATTTTTTTGGCATAACGGCTTGCTTTGATTTCAGGATTTAATTTATTGTATAAAGCCTGGATAGTATCTTTTGGTAAGTATTGCAAATAGTAGGTAAGATCGAGAACTGCCGTGTATGTATTTGTATGGGATTTAATAAAAGTAATCCTTGCATCCCGGGTTAATGAATCCAGTTTGTCAATCCTGGCCCAGGCTTCTTTGCCTTGTTTTTCCTGCAACTCGGGTGATAAATTGAAAAATGCCTGCGCCAGGGAATCGCGCAGCCTTGCAATTGGATTAATTATTTTTTCAAGATCCTTTTGTTCTTCCTGTATTTTACTGCCACTGATTTTAATACTCCAAGGGAGATCCTTTATGTCGCCATTTATGTTGACCACATCATTTTCTAACCAGAAGAAACAGTAATGCAATTCTTTATTCACTACTGCGGTCATCCATATAAAATCGGGGGGATCCTCTAATTTACCCTGGAACACAACTTTGTCATGAACCATGATGGCACTGTCAAAGTTTTCTTCGGTTG
Proteins encoded in this region:
- a CDS encoding TlpA disulfide reductase family protein is translated as MKWPSLFILTVSSLLFISCNRPEGYKVTAELTGFPDSTQFYLNSSTTEENFDSAIMVHDKVVFQGKLEDPPDFIWMTAVVNKELHYCFFWLENDVVNINGDIKDLPWSIKISGSKIQEEQKDLEKIINPIARLRDSLAQAFFNLSPELQEKQGKEAWARIDKLDSLTRDARITFIKSHTNTYTAVLDLTYYLQYLPKDTIQALYNKLNPEIKASRYAKKIEIFLTEKISEIGDPYHDFEAFDKDGKLVKLSSFTGKYILLDFTSANCGPCVQSAGELRKIHNTYSDSLVIVSFSADPKKEIWLNSLTRDTVTWTSLWDGKGTFSETYIKYGINGIPTFFLIDPKGKIIDKWVGYGKGSLESKLEITNIVI